The Fervidibacillus albus genome contains a region encoding:
- a CDS encoding fumarylacetoacetate hydrolase family protein → MEMIKNIFCVGRNFKAHAKELNNPVPTSPFLFSKPTHAIVEASGQVVNLPSDQGTIHYETELVLYIGKTYEKGMTVDEIVDCMAIGLDLTLRDVQNTLKEKRYPWLLAKGFPNSAILSKFIDFPGEKVCKETNFSLLKNEEKVQEGNIRNLIFDLQTLIDFCGNHFGLGKGDIIFTGTPENVGPLVNGDHLTLLWGDNVLGEVKVKIE, encoded by the coding sequence ATGGAAATGATAAAAAATATTTTTTGTGTTGGTAGAAATTTCAAGGCTCATGCAAAAGAGTTAAACAATCCAGTCCCTACGTCCCCATTTTTATTTTCTAAACCAACCCATGCTATCGTGGAAGCAAGCGGACAAGTAGTAAATCTCCCTAGTGATCAAGGTACGATTCATTATGAAACAGAGTTAGTCCTTTATATTGGAAAGACATATGAAAAAGGTATGACCGTTGATGAGATTGTCGATTGTATGGCAATCGGTCTTGATTTAACGTTACGGGATGTTCAAAATACTTTAAAGGAAAAAAGATATCCGTGGTTACTAGCGAAAGGCTTTCCTAATTCAGCTATTTTATCTAAATTTATTGATTTTCCTGGGGAAAAAGTATGCAAAGAAACGAATTTCTCTTTATTAAAAAATGAAGAGAAAGTGCAGGAAGGAAATATTCGCAATTTAATTTTTGATCTCCAAACTTTAATCGATTTTTGTGGCAATCATTTTGGATTAGGGAAAGGAGATATTATTTTTACTGGAACGCCAGAAAATGTTGGTCCGTTGGTAAATGGAGATCATCTTACTTTATTATGGGGTGATAACGTTCTTGGAGAAGTAAAGGTAAAAATCGAATAA